A single Paenibacillus kribbensis DNA region contains:
- the pduL gene encoding phosphate propanoyltransferase, with product MSKIVPVGVSARHIHLTQEHIEILFGAGYQLTEFKPLSQPGQFAANETVAVIGSKGQFDKVRILGPARPASQLEISRTDSFAIGVKAPVRESGSIDGTPGITVKGPAGEVELQEGVIVAARHIHFHTSDAAKWDIKDKQLLKVRVGGERGLVFENVIARVSDSFALDMHIDTDEANGAGVKNGDSAEIVD from the coding sequence CATATTGAAATTTTGTTTGGAGCAGGCTATCAATTGACTGAATTTAAACCTTTGTCCCAACCAGGACAATTTGCCGCAAATGAAACCGTAGCTGTAATTGGTTCTAAGGGCCAATTTGATAAGGTTCGCATTTTGGGACCGGCTCGCCCAGCTTCCCAGCTCGAAATCTCCCGTACAGATTCCTTTGCTATTGGTGTTAAAGCGCCTGTACGTGAATCTGGCAGCATTGATGGTACACCAGGAATCACGGTAAAAGGACCAGCCGGAGAAGTGGAACTGCAAGAGGGTGTTATTGTAGCAGCCCGTCATATTCATTTTCATACATCAGATGCAGCTAAATGGGACATTAAAGACAAGCAGCTGCTAAAAGTACGTGTCGGTGGCGAACGTGGCCTTGTGTTTGAAAATGTGATTGCACGTGTATCTGATTCCTTTGCTTTGGATATGCACATTGATACGGATGAAGCGAACGGAGCCGGTGTGAAAAACGGCGACAGCGCTGAAATTGTAGACTAA
- a CDS encoding PaaI family thioesterase, with the protein MDKLRKMVEGEGNTFWSYLGCELVGADENEVRIALQAGPQHTNVMGIVHGGVLTSLMDQAMGMVAMGSRQMQSCVTTNLNVHFLSAMRQGALEVKARILHQAGRTITTEAEVRNGEGTLGCISTATFRVLHKQPTD; encoded by the coding sequence ATGGATAAGTTGCGTAAGATGGTAGAGGGGGAAGGGAATACATTCTGGAGTTACTTGGGATGTGAGCTGGTTGGTGCGGATGAGAACGAGGTACGCATTGCCTTGCAAGCTGGTCCGCAGCATACGAATGTAATGGGGATTGTCCATGGGGGCGTGCTGACTTCGTTAATGGACCAGGCCATGGGAATGGTTGCTATGGGCTCGCGTCAGATGCAGTCATGTGTAACGACGAACCTGAATGTTCATTTTTTGTCAGCGATGAGGCAAGGGGCACTGGAAGTGAAAGCTCGGATTCTTCATCAGGCAGGTCGCACCATCACGACAGAGGCAGAGGTAAGGAATGGTGAAGGGACACTCGGATGCATATCTACGGCGACCTTTCGAGTGTTGCATAAACAGCCAACTGACTAA
- the miaB gene encoding tRNA (N6-isopentenyl adenosine(37)-C2)-methylthiotransferase MiaB — protein sequence MAKETKDYSKYFDFSDAKIISEDEHSKKIRIRGREINIMAEPNHRKEKQRGKEDVQVLYDNAVPDELKHIGQGKHYIVYTFGCQMNEHDSETIKGLLEQMGYQATEDRKEADIILLNTCAIRENAEDKVFGELGHLKHLKTEKPGLLLGVCGCMSQEENVVNRIMQKHGFVDMIFGTHNIHRLPQLVKEALFSKEMVVEVWSKEGDIIENLPKKREGMRAWVNIMYGCDKFCTYCIVPFTRGKERSRRPEDVIAEVRDLARQGFKEITLLGQNVNAYGKDLKDMNYRFGDLMDDMRKINIPRVRFTTSHPRDFDDHLVEVLGKGGNLVEHIHLPVQSGNTDILKKMNRKYTRERVLELAAKIKAAVPHVSLTTDIIVGFPGETDEQFEDTLSLVREVGYDFAYTFIYSPREGTPAASMEDNVPMEVKKERLQRLNKVVNENSLRFNSRLRGEVVEVLVEGESKNNSEVLAGRTRSNKLVHFEGSKDLIGTFVQVKITEPMTFYIKGDLVQTAVAVNG from the coding sequence ATGGCTAAGGAAACAAAAGATTACTCCAAATATTTTGATTTCTCGGATGCGAAGATTATTTCTGAAGATGAGCATAGCAAAAAGATCCGCATTCGCGGACGTGAAATCAACATTATGGCGGAGCCGAACCATAGAAAAGAAAAGCAGCGCGGTAAAGAGGACGTACAGGTATTGTATGATAACGCAGTCCCGGATGAGCTAAAGCATATCGGTCAGGGAAAGCATTATATCGTATATACATTCGGTTGCCAGATGAACGAGCATGATTCCGAAACGATAAAAGGCTTGCTGGAGCAAATGGGCTACCAGGCAACCGAGGATCGGAAGGAAGCAGATATCATTTTACTGAACACTTGCGCCATCCGTGAAAATGCGGAGGATAAAGTGTTTGGTGAACTGGGCCACCTCAAGCATCTCAAAACAGAAAAGCCAGGACTGTTGCTCGGCGTGTGTGGCTGCATGTCGCAGGAAGAGAATGTCGTTAACCGGATTATGCAAAAACACGGTTTTGTCGATATGATTTTTGGTACCCATAATATTCACCGTTTGCCTCAACTTGTTAAAGAGGCGCTCTTCAGCAAAGAAATGGTGGTCGAAGTGTGGTCCAAGGAAGGCGACATTATCGAAAACCTGCCGAAGAAGCGCGAGGGAATGCGGGCTTGGGTAAACATCATGTATGGCTGTGATAAATTTTGCACCTATTGCATCGTTCCCTTCACACGTGGTAAGGAAAGAAGCCGTCGGCCAGAGGATGTTATCGCCGAGGTACGGGATTTGGCACGTCAAGGCTTTAAAGAGATTACCTTGCTGGGTCAGAATGTCAATGCCTATGGCAAGGATTTGAAGGATATGAATTACAGATTCGGGGATCTGATGGATGATATGCGCAAGATCAATATCCCGCGTGTACGTTTTACCACATCACATCCACGTGATTTTGATGATCATTTGGTTGAAGTGCTCGGTAAGGGCGGCAATTTGGTGGAGCATATTCATCTGCCGGTACAATCCGGCAATACGGATATATTGAAGAAAATGAACCGAAAATATACTCGTGAGCGTGTTCTGGAGCTGGCAGCGAAGATTAAAGCGGCTGTTCCGCATGTTTCTCTGACAACGGACATTATTGTAGGTTTCCCGGGTGAAACTGACGAACAGTTTGAAGATACACTATCACTTGTGCGGGAGGTCGGGTACGACTTCGCCTACACATTCATCTATTCACCACGTGAAGGTACGCCAGCTGCTTCGATGGAAGACAATGTACCAATGGAGGTCAAAAAAGAACGTCTCCAACGTCTTAACAAGGTTGTGAATGAAAACAGTCTCCGCTTTAATAGTCGACTGCGGGGCGAGGTGGTTGAGGTGCTGGTAGAAGGCGAGAGCAAAAATAACAGCGAGGTGCTTGCCGGACGTACCCGATCTAATAAGCTCGTGCATTTTGAAGGTTCCAAGGATCTGATCGGTACTTTTGTGCAAGTGAAAATTACAGAGCCTATGACCTTCTACATCAAGGGTGATCTGGTTCAAACCGCAGTTGCGGTTAACGGATAA
- a CDS encoding MogA/MoaB family molybdenum cofactor biosynthesis protein produces the protein MNMTSVEEHRREAPQRVSCMVITVSDTRTVETDTGGRLLMDLLETNGYEIARYVIVKDDYEGIRQLVSEAAAEDGIEAVLLTGGTGISPRDTTYEAVSSLLDKELPGFGEIFRYLSFAEDIGSAAILSRAVAGTIGRTAVFSMPGSRGAVRLAMERIIVPELRHVMREIYK, from the coding sequence ATGAATATGACTTCTGTAGAAGAGCACCGACGGGAAGCTCCGCAGCGGGTTAGCTGCATGGTCATAACCGTCTCCGACACACGCACCGTAGAAACAGATACTGGCGGACGACTGCTCATGGACTTGCTGGAAACCAACGGCTATGAGATCGCCCGATATGTCATCGTCAAGGACGACTATGAAGGCATCCGGCAATTGGTATCCGAAGCTGCAGCAGAGGACGGCATCGAAGCTGTGCTTTTGACAGGCGGCACCGGTATTTCCCCTCGGGATACCACATATGAAGCTGTCTCCTCCCTACTGGATAAAGAGCTGCCTGGGTTTGGAGAAATCTTCCGATATCTCAGCTTTGCCGAGGATATTGGTTCAGCGGCTATATTAAGCCGTGCTGTGGCCGGTACGATAGGCCGGACAGCTGTATTTTCCATGCCTGGCTCACGTGGGGCTGTACGTTTGGCGATGGAACGCATTATTGTACCTGAGCTAAGACATGTCATGAGAGAAATTTATAAGTAA
- a CDS encoding NUDIX domain-containing protein has protein sequence MDNNRTNEEAQKASYNIKKYRTPDGAPADIVMFTLTKRERKTVTKTLPIRELKVMLIKRRRWPFAGRWALPGGFCQEDESMYGAAKRELLEETGVDGGHLEYLGVYSGPGRDPRGWIISHAFFALVEEWMLEQRQAADDASEVGLFTIREALEELELAFDHRDIIVDAYRKIQLQMLQTTIAKQFLPPHFTLGELYQVIQSVVPDFEEPNFIRKITSTRSRQGILEEVRDEDGKPLSSNQYSQRPAQLYRFSDRVPRLSIYT, from the coding sequence ATGGATAACAATCGTACAAACGAAGAGGCGCAGAAGGCGTCGTACAACATTAAGAAATACCGCACCCCGGATGGTGCTCCGGCAGATATCGTAATGTTTACTTTAACGAAGCGGGAACGCAAGACGGTGACGAAGACATTGCCGATCCGGGAACTGAAGGTAATGCTCATCAAGCGCCGCAGGTGGCCGTTTGCGGGACGCTGGGCGTTGCCCGGAGGGTTTTGTCAGGAAGATGAGTCTATGTATGGAGCGGCCAAGCGGGAGCTGTTAGAGGAAACCGGTGTGGACGGCGGACATCTGGAGTATTTAGGTGTATACAGCGGACCGGGGCGTGATCCGCGTGGCTGGATTATATCGCATGCATTTTTTGCATTGGTAGAGGAATGGATGCTGGAGCAGCGGCAGGCAGCGGATGATGCTTCCGAGGTAGGGCTGTTCACGATCCGTGAGGCGCTGGAGGAATTGGAGCTGGCGTTCGATCACCGGGACATCATCGTCGATGCTTATCGGAAGATTCAGTTGCAGATGCTGCAGACGACGATAGCCAAGCAGTTTTTGCCGCCACATTTTACACTGGGCGAGCTGTATCAGGTAATTCAGAGTGTCGTGCCGGATTTTGAAGAGCCGAATTTTATCCGTAAAATAACATCGACCCGCAGCAGACAGGGGATATTGGAAGAGGTACGGGATGAAGATGGTAAACCGCTCAGCTCCAATCAGTATTCACAAAGACCGGCTCAGCTGTACCGTTTTAGTGACAGAGTACCGCGGTTGTCTATCTACACCTAA
- a CDS encoding nicotinate phosphoribosyltransferase, translating into MQSTSLALHTDKYQINMMYAHWVNGSHQCKAVFEAYFRKLPFGNGYAVFAGLERIVNYISNLRFTEEDIRYLSEQEEKYDPMFLEALLQFRFGGTVHSMKEGALVFPNEPLIRVEGTIMETQLVETAILNFMNYQTLIATKASRIKQVANNDTLLEFGTRRAQEADAAIWGARAAYVAGFDATSNMLAGKHFGIPTKGTHAHSWVQTFMSEQEAFDVYAKVLPDQVTLLVDTFDTLESGVPHAIRTAKMLESQGKRMNSIRLDSGDLAYLSIQAREMLDAEGLDYVQIVASNDLDENTIFNLKAQGARIDVWGVGTQLITASDQPSLGGVYKLVEREVDGEMLPTIKISGNPEKVTTPGKKDVYRIVDKKKGRAVADYISFPDEERPRNGKRLKLFNPLHPYMKKYVENYEAVPMLEPIFINGQKVYALPELDEIRAYHASQLKLFWPEYLRKLNPEIYRVNLSEKVWGLKQKLIDSYMQPEVEEKE; encoded by the coding sequence ATGCAATCAACGAGCCTCGCATTACATACAGATAAATATCAGATTAATATGATGTACGCCCACTGGGTGAACGGAAGTCACCAGTGTAAAGCTGTGTTCGAGGCGTATTTCCGTAAGTTGCCCTTTGGCAATGGTTATGCGGTGTTCGCTGGTCTGGAACGCATTGTGAATTACATCTCAAATTTGCGTTTTACAGAAGAGGATATTCGCTACCTTTCGGAACAGGAAGAGAAGTATGATCCTATGTTTCTGGAGGCTTTGCTGCAGTTTAGATTTGGCGGAACGGTTCATTCGATGAAGGAAGGAGCTCTCGTTTTTCCGAACGAGCCTCTGATACGCGTTGAGGGAACAATTATGGAAACGCAGCTGGTGGAGACGGCGATACTGAATTTTATGAATTATCAGACGCTGATCGCTACAAAGGCGTCACGTATTAAACAGGTGGCAAATAACGACACGCTGCTTGAATTTGGCACACGGCGTGCCCAGGAAGCAGATGCGGCGATTTGGGGGGCGCGCGCAGCTTATGTAGCAGGCTTTGACGCGACGTCCAACATGCTGGCAGGAAAGCACTTTGGGATTCCGACGAAGGGGACGCATGCCCATTCCTGGGTGCAAACCTTTATGTCGGAGCAGGAGGCTTTTGACGTGTATGCCAAGGTTTTGCCAGATCAGGTTACGCTGCTGGTAGACACCTTCGACACGCTGGAAAGCGGTGTTCCTCATGCGATTCGCACAGCGAAGATGCTGGAGAGCCAGGGCAAGCGCATGAACTCAATCCGTCTCGACAGCGGTGATTTAGCTTATCTGTCCATCCAGGCGCGGGAAATGCTTGATGCTGAAGGCCTGGATTATGTACAAATTGTAGCCTCCAATGATTTGGATGAAAATACAATTTTTAATTTGAAAGCCCAAGGAGCGCGTATTGATGTATGGGGTGTGGGAACACAGCTTATTACAGCTTCGGATCAACCTTCACTTGGCGGAGTGTACAAGCTGGTTGAGCGGGAAGTGGACGGCGAAATGCTGCCGACGATCAAGATTTCGGGTAATCCGGAAAAAGTAACCACACCGGGCAAAAAGGATGTATACCGCATCGTGGATAAAAAGAAGGGAAGAGCCGTTGCAGATTATATTTCTTTTCCGGATGAAGAGCGTCCGCGTAATGGAAAGCGTCTGAAACTGTTTAATCCTTTGCATCCATATATGAAAAAATACGTAGAAAATTACGAAGCCGTACCGATGCTTGAACCCATTTTCATAAACGGGCAGAAGGTATATGCGCTTCCCGAGCTGGATGAAATTCGAGCTTACCATGCTTCACAGCTGAAGCTGTTTTGGCCAGAATATTTGCGGAAGCTCAACCCTGAAATTTATCGCGTTAATCTCAGCGAAAAGGTGTGGGGGCTGAAGCAAAAGCTGATCGACAGCTATATGCAGCCTGAAGTAGAGGAAAAGGAATAA
- a CDS encoding cysteine hydrolase family protein produces the protein MKALIVIDYTKDFVDGSLPVGQPAIDLDDRIAAITQAYVDQGDFVVMAVDLHEEKDPYHPESKLFPPHNIRGTEGRHLYGKLQPLYEKQSDSIYWLDKTRYSAFAGTDLELRLRERGILEVHLIGVCTDICVLHTAIDAYNKGFAITVYKDAVASFNQAGHDWALGHFEGSLGAAIWSAEDTILLQNK, from the coding sequence ATGAAGGCACTCATTGTTATTGATTACACGAAGGATTTTGTAGATGGCAGCTTGCCTGTAGGTCAACCGGCGATTGACCTGGATGATCGGATTGCAGCAATCACACAGGCGTATGTGGATCAGGGGGACTTTGTAGTCATGGCTGTGGATTTACATGAGGAGAAAGATCCTTATCACCCGGAGAGCAAGCTATTTCCCCCACATAATATACGTGGAACTGAGGGACGACATCTATATGGCAAGCTCCAGCCCCTCTATGAGAAACAAAGTGATTCTATCTATTGGTTGGATAAAACACGGTATAGTGCGTTCGCTGGCACCGATCTGGAGCTCAGGCTGCGCGAACGAGGCATTTTGGAGGTTCATCTGATCGGTGTATGCACGGATATATGTGTGCTCCATACGGCTATAGACGCCTATAACAAAGGCTTTGCTATTACCGTTTACAAGGATGCTGTGGCGAGCTTTAATCAGGCTGGACATGATTGGGCTTTGGGTCATTTTGAGGGAAGTCTGGGAGCTGCCATATGGTCGGCTGAGGATACGATTTTACTACAGAATAAGTAA
- a CDS encoding RicAFT regulatory complex protein RicA family protein has protein sequence MTEERLQQTELQSAARQHDHLVNRDMILAKAKELAGILGNSEEVQLFRKAEEKIRDHQRIQQLIATMKKKQKEIVAFESLKNQKMIAQIEAELQELQEELDGIPIVTEFQQSQVEINELLQMVIMAIRDTIAEKVNVEEGKSTSASNCSD, from the coding sequence GTGACAGAGGAGCGGTTGCAACAGACAGAACTTCAATCGGCGGCGCGCCAGCATGATCATTTGGTCAATCGCGATATGATATTGGCAAAAGCCAAAGAGTTGGCAGGTATTTTGGGCAACAGTGAGGAAGTGCAGTTATTTCGGAAAGCAGAAGAAAAGATTCGGGATCATCAGCGCATCCAGCAACTGATTGCAACTATGAAGAAGAAGCAAAAGGAAATTGTAGCGTTTGAATCCTTGAAGAATCAAAAAATGATTGCCCAAATAGAGGCCGAGCTTCAGGAGCTGCAGGAAGAGCTTGACGGTATTCCGATTGTAACGGAGTTCCAGCAAAGTCAGGTTGAAATTAATGAATTGCTGCAAATGGTGATCATGGCTATCCGTGATACGATTGCGGAAAAGGTGAATGTAGAAGAGGGAAAAAGCACTTCTGCCTCCAATTGTAGTGACTAA